TGTCCCAGCCGCCATTGGCATCGAGCCGCACTCGGGCGGAAAACGGAAGTTTGTCGAGCAGCCCCTGAAGCAAGCACCATTCCTCCTCGAGGTTGCAGACCGCCACCTTCCACTTGAGAGTGAAAGGCAAGTTGGAATCCACTGAGGACAACAAGCGATCCAGTGCATCCCGCATCGCGACTCCTGCCGGCAACAAGAACGCCGACGTTGGCGCCTGTAGCCAACCAGCAGGGGAGGCACTCCCCAGCTCGCCATCCAGCTCAGCCAGGGCAGCACCAAGGGCGAAAGCCAACGCTGCTGGCACTGTTGCGAGCAAGTGTTCAAGGCTGCTGAAAGTCCAGACCACCCCAAGCTCCATCATCCGAACCAAGGCGACCTGGCAAGCCTCATACTGATCAGCCTCCAAGGGCGACACCTCTCCCCATCCGAGACGGCCGGCCGAGTCCTCCAAGCGCAACAACCACCCCCGACGGTGCTGCAACAAACCTGCGGCCGTCAGCAGCGGCTGGCTGAGCTGAAACACATAGGGCTTGATCTGCAACCGAAGCTCCATGCCTTTCAACTCAGGAGGGGGCCCAGCGCTAATCCCGCACTTAAGCCAAGACCATTGAGAGCCTGAAAACGGAGCGCCAAAAATTTGCTGCCAGTGATTCGATCCGGTTCGGCATGGTGATCACGCAGCAAACGAATCAGCGCCGCTGCCGCTGGAAGGCCAATCGCACTAAATAAGGCCGTGAGAGGCCAATCACCGTGAAGAACTGGCACCCATTCGAGCGCGAGGGTGCCTGCCACAAACCCGGGCACCAAGCTGGCCGCTTTGGCCGTACCTAAACGCACCACCGGGGAGCATTTGCCGTGGGCTGCGTCCTCATCGACCTGATGAAAGTGGGAGCAAAACAACACCAGAGACGTTGCAAGTGCAGGGCCTGAGCCAAGCATCAGAGCGAGTTGCCAAGGCACTGCAGCTTGATCAGCAGGAGCCAACACAAGCAACGCTGCTGCGGTAGCAAACGGCCCAAACGCCAGCCAACAGAGAGGCTCCCCCAATCCCCGATACCCCAACCGGAAGGGTGGACCTTGATACAGGTATCCCATCCCACAGCTCACGAGCACCAGAGGAAGCACGGCGAACGAACTTCGCAACGCGAGCGTCAACATCAAGGCCAGGCCTGAAAGCAACGCAAGACAAGCCCAACGACGTACAGGCCGGCGTTGCCCTACAAGCGCCACGATCGAATGAGGTTTGCCGGCCACATCAACGCCTGTTTCTGCATCAAACAAGTCATTGCTGAGGTTCTCCCAAAGGAGAAGAAGCACCGCCGCGAGCAAAAACCCCAAAAAGTGATCCCAGCGCACCGACGCCTGGACACCCAGTCGCCAGCCCGCTGCTAACACCACGGGCATCACAGCAACCGAATACATCCGCCACTTGATTGCGGCCTTCCAGAGGCGTTGACGATCGGACATGGCGTAACGGGTTGCGACAGCCTGGGGATCTGGCATGGGCTAGATCCAGACACGCCGCGACATGGCTCATACATTTGAACAGGATGCTGCACTGATTCGCCCGCGCATGACAGCCGCTTTCAAACAACCAACGGCTGCTCAATCTTTCGGCACCCTGCTGGAGAGGGCTCAACGCGCCTGGAATCAGCGCCAAGTCGAGGAGGGCACCTTCAGCATCGCCCTGCCGATAGCCCCTCAGGATCCTCTCAAACAGTTGCCATGCCTGGCGGCAGACAGCTCTTTTCGTTTCCTATGGGACAGCGCCCCAGGCCTCTGCCTCGCTGCGGCTGGTCAATGCCAACACCTTGAGCTGGCAGGTCCGCGGCGATTTGAGATTGCTCAACGGTTCAGCGACACCACCCTGCAACGCTTAATTGATGCCAGCCCTGAAGCACCTTGCCAGGCCCGTTCAAGGGTCTTGCTGGCCTTCAGCTTCTTTGAACAAAGCAAGGAGCAGCAGGAAAATATTGACGCCGTTCCCTGCTTGCAGGCGCTGCTCCCACGCTGGCAATTGAGTCGGCATGGCCAACAAAGCTGGTTGCGGATGCATGGCCATGCCTGCGATGACTCCGATGTTCGTGTTTTAACGGAAGCGCTATGGCAGATGGCCGAAGTGCTCAACGCAACCTCGCCACTCGCTGAGCAAGACGATGCAATGGTTCTGGGCACCCCAGTGGGTTGCTGGAAAGAGCGCTATCAACCAGCTCTCGAGCAAGGGCTGAAATTAGTGAACGATGGAGCGCTGCACAAATTGGTGCTGGCAGTGCGTCAATCGATCGAACTCACCACACCTCTCTCTCCCTTACCTCTGTTGCGACGGCTGCGGCATCAGCAGACGGGCAGCTGCCGTTTCCTCTGGCAACGAGGAAGCAACGATGCTTTTTTTGGAGCTTCCCCTGAGCGACTGCTCAATCTGCGTAACGGGCGATTGCGCAGTGATGCCCTCGCTGGGACTGCAGGACGAGGGGAAGGCGGCGACACCCTGATGCAGTCGAGTAAGGACCGTCATGAGCATGAACTAGTGGTCAAGGCGATCAGCGACAGCCTTGGCGAAAAGGGACTCACCCCCCAAAGGCCTCGGCGTCCCCAACTGGCACGACATGGGCATTTGATCCACCTTCATACCCCTATTTGTGCCGATGCCACAGGGCATCAGGCCCTTGCCCTCGCCGCCGCACTCCACCCCACTCCAGCGGTAGCGGGCTTGCCGAGGAGGGAGGCGATGCATTGGCTGCAAACACTGGAACCATTCGAACGCGGTGGTTATGCAGCGCCCATCGGCTGGATCGACCAAGCCGGTGATGCGGAATTGCGGGTTGCCATCCGCTGCGGACACCTGCGCGGAAACCAACTTGATCTCACCGCAGGAGCTGGCCTTGTGCGGGGATCCATTGCCGAACGGGAGCTTCAGGAGGTCAGCCAAAAGCTGGCCGTCTTGGCCGACCAGCTTGATCTTCACTCAGGGAATAGGGGGCGAACGCAGACGCCACTCCAGTGATGACGGCTTGAAGCTTCTCCTTCCTGAGATCAGGACGAAGAACCACTCAGGCGAGCAATCACCATGTCGGCCAGGGGCACATTCATCAGTCGCTCAACCTCGCGAATACCCGTTGGACTGGTGACGTTGATTTCACTCAGCATCCCGCCGATCACATCGATACCCACAAAGAACAAACCCTCCGAGCGCAAAGCCGGGGCCAAGGCCTCACAGATCAAGCGTTCACGCTCCGTGAGCTCCGTGGCCTCCGGAAAGCCGCCAACGGCGAGATTGCTTCGAAACTCCCCCTCTTTGGGCTTGCGGTTCACGGCGCCCAGGGGTTCTCCATCCACGAGCAAAATTCGCTTATCGCCCTCGGTGACGGCAGGCAGAAAGCGTTGAGCCATCACCGGAAGGGAGCCCTGTTCCGTGACCAGTTCAAGCAACGCCCCAAGTCCTGGCGCGGACGCTGAAACGCGCACAACACCTAAGCCAGCCCTTCCCCCGAGGGGCTTCAAAACCACTTCTTCTTGTTCAAGAGCAAAGGCCGACAGCTCCGAAACACGTCCCGATACCAGTGTGGGAGCCATCCAGCGGCTGAAGCGCAGGGCTCCAAGCTTTTCATTCCAACTACGCAGCGATGCCGGACGATTCAGCACCAAGGCACCCGCTCGCTCGGCCACATCGAGCAAGTGGGTTGCATAGAGATAAGCCTCATCAACGGGAGGATCTTTCCGCATCCAGATCGCTCCAAAGCGATTGAGCGGACAGCGCTCTGGTTCGCCGATCTCAATCCAGGGATCGGGCTGCACTGGCACAGCAACCGCTAAGGGCTCATCACCCAGAGCAATCAAATCTGCAGGCGTAGCCGCCCAGACCTCATGGCCGGCGCGCTGAGCCGCCTGCATCAAGGCGGCTGTGGAATCTTTTGCAGGGTTGATCCGATCCAGCGGATCCAACACGAAGAGGTGGCGCATGGCTGACACCTCTTCAGGCCTGACCGGCGAGCAGGCCATCTAGTTTCCCCGCCCGCTCCAGGCCATGCAGTTCATCGCAGCCTCCTACGTGCTGGTCATTGATAAAGATCTGAGGAACGCTGCGCTTGCCGTTGCCACGAGCGGCCATCGCATCACGTCCAGGCTCATCCCCATCAACCGAGACTTCGGAGTAGGCCACACCCTTGCGGTCCAGCAAACCCTTGGCGCGCACGCAAAACGGACAGGTGCTCCAGGTGTAGATCTCAACCTTGGCCATCGAACTGCCGCATACAAAGGCTGAATCTTATGCAGGACGACCGCGCTG
The Synechococcus sp. CC9311 DNA segment above includes these coding regions:
- a CDS encoding o-succinylbenzoate synthase, with protein sequence MELRLQIKPYVFQLSQPLLTAAGLLQHRRGWLLRLEDSAGRLGWGEVSPLEADQYEACQVALVRMMELGVVWTFSSLEHLLATVPAALAFALGAALAELDGELGSASPAGWLQAPTSAFLLPAGVAMRDALDRLLSSVDSNLPFTLKWKVAVCNLEEEWCLLQGLLDKLPFSARVRLDANGGWDRLQAWRWVEQLRGDPRLQWLEQPLAADDWEGLQAIAAVVPVALDESLQAHPAWRDQWEGWQVRRPLLEGDPRPLLRDLLRGKPRLMLSTSFETGIGGRWLAHLSALQAQGETPAAPGLAPGWCPAGPLFSSDPSEVWAAAEVSG
- a CDS encoding isochorismate synthase MenF; amino-acid sequence: MTAAFKQPTAAQSFGTLLERAQRAWNQRQVEEGTFSIALPIAPQDPLKQLPCLAADSSFRFLWDSAPGLCLAAAGQCQHLELAGPRRFEIAQRFSDTTLQRLIDASPEAPCQARSRVLLAFSFFEQSKEQQENIDAVPCLQALLPRWQLSRHGQQSWLRMHGHACDDSDVRVLTEALWQMAEVLNATSPLAEQDDAMVLGTPVGCWKERYQPALEQGLKLVNDGALHKLVLAVRQSIELTTPLSPLPLLRRLRHQQTGSCRFLWQRGSNDAFFGASPERLLNLRNGRLRSDALAGTAGRGEGGDTLMQSSKDRHEHELVVKAISDSLGEKGLTPQRPRRPQLARHGHLIHLHTPICADATGHQALALAAALHPTPAVAGLPRREAMHWLQTLEPFERGGYAAPIGWIDQAGDAELRVAIRCGHLRGNQLDLTAGAGLVRGSIAERELQEVSQKLAVLADQLDLHSGNRGRTQTPLQ
- the menA gene encoding 2-carboxy-1,4-naphthoquinone phytyltransferase, which translates into the protein MPDPQAVATRYAMSDRQRLWKAAIKWRMYSVAVMPVVLAAGWRLGVQASVRWDHFLGFLLAAVLLLLWENLSNDLFDAETGVDVAGKPHSIVALVGQRRPVRRWACLALLSGLALMLTLALRSSFAVLPLVLVSCGMGYLYQGPPFRLGYRGLGEPLCWLAFGPFATAAALLVLAPADQAAVPWQLALMLGSGPALATSLVLFCSHFHQVDEDAAHGKCSPVVRLGTAKAASLVPGFVAGTLALEWVPVLHGDWPLTALFSAIGLPAAAALIRLLRDHHAEPDRITGSKFLALRFQALNGLGLSAGLALGPLLS
- the gshB gene encoding glutathione synthase, which codes for MRHLFVLDPLDRINPAKDSTAALMQAAQRAGHEVWAATPADLIALGDEPLAVAVPVQPDPWIEIGEPERCPLNRFGAIWMRKDPPVDEAYLYATHLLDVAERAGALVLNRPASLRSWNEKLGALRFSRWMAPTLVSGRVSELSAFALEQEEVVLKPLGGRAGLGVVRVSASAPGLGALLELVTEQGSLPVMAQRFLPAVTEGDKRILLVDGEPLGAVNRKPKEGEFRSNLAVGGFPEATELTERERLICEALAPALRSEGLFFVGIDVIGGMLSEINVTSPTGIREVERLMNVPLADMVIARLSGSSS
- the grxC gene encoding glutaredoxin 3, which translates into the protein MAKVEIYTWSTCPFCVRAKGLLDRKGVAYSEVSVDGDEPGRDAMAARGNGKRSVPQIFINDQHVGGCDELHGLERAGKLDGLLAGQA